From a region of the Georgenia yuyongxinii genome:
- a CDS encoding DEAD/DEAH box helicase — protein sequence MNKLLNVVDVTYAQTGASVNTDALGMREMQQRVFAQRDAQHLLVKAPPASGKSRALMFVALDKLYNQGRQKVIVAVPERSIGASFSATSLTKFGFFADWEVKPEHNLCDPGSSQGKVGAFIDFLNGPGAVLICTHATLRFAFEKLAPEAFDGTVLAIDEFHHVSADVEANRLGALLREVMNGSDAHIVAMTGSYFRGDSVPVLSAEDEARFTPVTFNYYDQLNGYEHLKSLGIGHHFYQGRYTDAIGEVFDLGKKTIIHIPNVNSGESTKDKIEEVGFIIDSIGHVESTDPETGIISIRRADNGAIVRVADLVDDTDQKKRADTLHYLSTFASKDRDGVDVILALGMAKEGFDWPFAEHALTVGYRASLTEVIQIIGRVTRDSPGKAHAQFTNLIAEPDASQGEVKVSVNNMLKAITASLLMEQVLAQNFTFKTKRTGDDDGPKAPGVIKIKGFKEPSSDRVKQIVETDLNDLKATILQDDTFARAAAGSVDPETTNKVLIPKIIRERYPDLDESQVEEVRQQVVVDSVIKNGEVREVGDKRFIKMAEKFVNIDDININLIDSVNPFQRAFEVMSKSVTPSVLRIISDAITATRVEFTDEEAFALFPKIQVWAKVNGRKPNVRSEDPTEKRYAEALLYLQKRKQQHLADQRAAQMADEA from the coding sequence GTGAACAAGTTGCTCAACGTCGTGGACGTGACCTACGCCCAGACCGGGGCGTCGGTCAACACGGACGCCTTGGGGATGCGAGAGATGCAACAGCGCGTCTTCGCCCAGCGCGATGCCCAGCACCTTCTGGTCAAGGCGCCCCCAGCGTCGGGCAAGTCCCGCGCGCTGATGTTCGTCGCCCTGGACAAGCTGTACAACCAGGGCCGCCAGAAGGTCATCGTCGCCGTCCCCGAGCGCTCGATCGGCGCGTCGTTCTCCGCGACCAGCCTGACCAAGTTCGGCTTCTTCGCCGATTGGGAGGTCAAGCCCGAGCACAACCTGTGCGACCCCGGCTCTTCGCAGGGCAAGGTCGGCGCCTTCATCGACTTCTTGAACGGCCCCGGTGCAGTCCTGATTTGCACTCACGCGACCCTGCGGTTCGCGTTCGAAAAGCTCGCTCCCGAGGCGTTCGACGGTACGGTGCTTGCGATCGACGAGTTCCACCACGTATCCGCCGACGTCGAAGCCAACCGCCTCGGTGCGCTGCTGCGGGAAGTGATGAACGGGTCCGACGCACACATCGTAGCGATGACCGGCTCCTACTTCCGCGGCGACTCTGTGCCGGTGCTGTCCGCCGAGGATGAGGCAAGGTTCACGCCGGTCACCTTCAACTACTACGACCAACTCAACGGCTACGAGCATCTGAAGTCGCTCGGCATCGGCCACCACTTCTACCAAGGCCGCTACACCGACGCGATCGGCGAGGTGTTCGATCTGGGCAAGAAGACAATCATCCACATCCCCAACGTGAACTCAGGCGAGTCCACCAAGGACAAGATCGAAGAGGTCGGCTTCATCATCGACTCGATCGGCCACGTCGAGTCCACCGACCCCGAAACCGGGATCATCAGCATCCGCCGCGCCGACAACGGCGCGATCGTTCGAGTAGCCGATCTCGTCGACGACACCGATCAGAAGAAGCGTGCCGACACCCTGCACTATCTCTCCACCTTCGCCTCCAAGGATCGCGACGGCGTGGACGTCATCCTCGCGCTAGGGATGGCGAAGGAAGGCTTCGATTGGCCGTTCGCGGAGCACGCCCTCACGGTCGGCTACCGAGCGTCCCTGACCGAAGTAATCCAGATCATCGGACGCGTCACCCGGGACAGCCCCGGAAAGGCGCACGCCCAGTTCACAAACCTGATCGCCGAACCCGACGCTTCGCAGGGCGAGGTGAAGGTGTCGGTGAACAACATGCTCAAGGCCATCACCGCGTCGTTGCTGATGGAACAGGTGTTGGCACAAAACTTCACCTTCAAAACCAAGCGCACCGGTGACGACGATGGGCCGAAGGCCCCAGGGGTCATCAAGATCAAGGGCTTCAAGGAGCCGTCCTCGGACCGCGTCAAGCAGATCGTCGAGACCGACCTCAACGATCTGAAGGCGACGATCCTGCAAGATGACACGTTCGCGCGTGCCGCGGCAGGCTCGGTGGATCCCGAGACGACCAACAAGGTACTGATTCCGAAGATCATCCGCGAGCGGTATCCCGACCTGGACGAGTCGCAGGTCGAGGAGGTTCGGCAGCAGGTCGTCGTGGACTCCGTGATCAAGAACGGCGAAGTTCGCGAGGTCGGTGACAAGCGGTTCATCAAGATGGCCGAGAAGTTCGTCAACATCGACGACATCAACATCAACCTGATCGACTCGGTCAACCCTTTCCAGAGGGCCTTCGAGGTAATGTCCAAGTCCGTCACGCCGAGCGTGTTGCGGATCATCTCGGACGCGATCACCGCGACGCGGGTGGAGTTCACCGACGAGGAGGCATTCGCGCTGTTCCCGAAGATCCAGGTCTGGGCCAAGGTCAACGGGCGGAAGCCGAACGTACGCAGCGAGGACCCGACCGAGAAGCGATACGCCGAAGCGTTGCTGTACCTGCAGAAGAGGAAGCAGCAGCACCTTGCAGATCAGCGAGCAGCGCAGATGGCAGACGAAGCATGA
- a CDS encoding site-specific integrase translates to MLGEVYLKDSIERGKQPRTMEQRISRLNAHIIPTIGDVPVTKWRVEHSRKVMEKGSKTLFSQRGREDLRGQLAAMRKLAWRLGWLDRSVDPLDGLEIRRANVLHGATAQYVDPRLRPETRQVKAMAAAADELCGPDGTDPQMTRLPLLGTKIRVAGFGGLRLGEQNALRAIDVFFDRGYVLVNGSWITPRGQAGFRGPVKNHTLHEVPLPKSLMREELLPRVKEVFGLSAGASLQQVVNAQEAERQRRSSLATREKDKNLAWWNYPVPPEDELWLFIDSVTGLPVKPELHNDRWHRVRAWVDENDPNNAWPRTIVYRNLRHHAATRWFHDELGESWEVVAQYLGDKLTTVLNHYVRAGEDALRDSVAKLADI, encoded by the coding sequence ATGCTCGGCGAGGTGTACCTCAAGGACAGCATCGAGCGCGGCAAACAGCCCAGGACGATGGAGCAGCGCATCTCGCGGCTCAACGCACACATCATCCCCACCATCGGCGACGTACCGGTGACGAAGTGGCGGGTCGAGCACAGCCGCAAGGTGATGGAGAAGGGGTCGAAGACGCTCTTCTCCCAACGCGGCCGCGAGGACCTGCGCGGCCAGCTCGCGGCGATGCGCAAGCTGGCGTGGCGTCTGGGCTGGCTCGATCGCAGCGTCGACCCGCTCGACGGCCTGGAGATCCGCCGCGCCAACGTGCTCCATGGGGCGACGGCGCAGTACGTCGATCCGCGGCTGCGCCCCGAGACTCGTCAGGTGAAGGCGATGGCGGCTGCGGCCGACGAGCTGTGCGGGCCCGACGGCACGGACCCGCAGATGACCCGCCTTCCCCTGCTTGGCACCAAAATCCGCGTGGCCGGCTTCGGCGGCCTTCGGCTCGGCGAGCAGAACGCGCTCCGCGCGATCGACGTCTTCTTCGACCGTGGCTACGTCCTCGTGAACGGCTCGTGGATCACGCCGCGCGGCCAGGCCGGTTTCCGTGGCCCGGTGAAGAACCACACTCTCCACGAGGTGCCGCTGCCGAAGTCTCTGATGCGGGAGGAACTTCTACCGCGAGTCAAGGAAGTGTTTGGACTTTCCGCTGGCGCCTCGCTCCAGCAGGTCGTCAACGCGCAGGAAGCCGAACGGCAACGCCGATCGTCACTGGCGACGCGGGAGAAGGACAAGAACCTCGCCTGGTGGAACTACCCCGTCCCGCCCGAGGACGAGTTGTGGTTGTTCATCGACTCCGTCACCGGTCTGCCGGTCAAGCCTGAGCTGCACAACGATCGCTGGCACCGCGTCCGCGCCTGGGTCGACGAGAACGATCCCAACAATGCCTGGCCACGCACCATCGTCTACCGCAACCTCCGCCACCACGCTGCGACCAGGTGGTTCCACGACGAGCTCGGCGAGTCCTGGGAGGTCGTCGCCCAGTACCTCGGTGACAAGCTCACCACCGTCCTCAACCACTACGTCCGCGCTGGCGAAGACGCCCTCCGCGACTCGGTTGCCAAGTTGGCGGACATTTAG
- a CDS encoding DUF2231 domain-containing protein has product MGSSSTDRSPVLVRVVRGIEQSSKIDDGVRAYQSLARPVVANPTVRDLLHGRPLGHALHPILTDVPIGAWVSATILDVLGGPGARPAASKLLGVGILAAGPTALTGLAEWADADRPSQRVGVAHATANVVALSLYSTSWVLRRRGKHNGGVAVGLAAGVVLAWSGYLGGHLAIARRSARTTPRSTPAVPASPPTKARTRGPTPPRSRRVRPVSIEEQLAVAGLDELPVLRRLNEIVELQEAVGKVYLRSGRCTCARAAGQWLARQLCQYGHLAAREERLGRRA; this is encoded by the coding sequence ATGGGCTCTTCGTCTACCGACCGCTCGCCCGTTCTCGTGAGAGTCGTGCGGGGGATCGAGCAGAGCTCGAAGATCGACGACGGTGTCCGGGCGTACCAGTCGCTGGCCCGGCCCGTCGTGGCGAACCCCACGGTCCGGGACCTGCTCCACGGCCGGCCCCTCGGTCACGCCCTTCATCCCATCCTGACCGACGTCCCGATCGGAGCGTGGGTCAGCGCCACGATCCTCGACGTCCTCGGTGGCCCCGGCGCCAGGCCGGCCGCCTCCAAGCTCCTCGGCGTCGGCATCCTCGCGGCCGGGCCGACGGCGCTCACCGGTCTGGCCGAGTGGGCCGACGCTGACCGGCCGAGCCAGCGCGTCGGTGTCGCGCACGCCACGGCCAACGTCGTGGCCCTGAGCCTGTACTCGACGTCATGGGTGCTGCGGCGGCGGGGCAAGCACAACGGTGGCGTCGCCGTGGGCCTGGCCGCCGGTGTCGTGCTCGCCTGGAGCGGGTATCTCGGCGGCCATCTCGCGATCGCCCGCAGATCGGCACGCACGACCCCGCGTTCGACTCCGGCGGTCCCGGCCAGTCCGCCGACGAAGGCCCGCACGCGGGGCCCTACACCACCTCGCTCCCGCCGGGTCAGACCGGTGTCCATTGAGGAGCAGCTCGCCGTCGCCGGGTTGGACGAACTGCCGGTCCTGCGGCGCCTGAACGAGATCGTCGAGCTGCAGGAGGCCGTCGGGAAGGTGTACCTGCGGTCGGGAAGGTGTACCTGCGCTAGAGCCGCGGGGCAGTGGTTGGCCCGCCAGCTGTGCCAGTACGGGCACCTGGCGGCGCGCGAGGAGCGGCTCGGGCGGCGCGCGTAG
- a CDS encoding DNA methyltransferase — protein MVKLNLKAVEERVAPLGGRPSYDREFIFELLLAYGRSRGNVTRLRNGSLNVADDPTTEVAQKNVVYFKETTGDPLAVIDALRTAPAVVRYRPRFVIVTDYSELIAVDTKTGENLMVPIADIDQHFTFFLPWAGMEKAQYVAEAHADVKAAERMGKLFDELLAANPEILGDSFGRHSLNVFFTRLLFCFFAEDTGIFGENQFTNAVGSHTQADGSDVADFLTDLFNALDTPHAGDKPQHLRGFPYVNGRLFTIAAEHRVPKFTKKARELLIESGTLIWREINPDIFGSMFQAIVTPGKRSDLGQHYTSVPNILKTIEPLFLNGLKDEFDVAYDSRRKLEGLLNRISEIKVFDPACGSGNFLVIAYKELRRLEHAILERLAEVDVNHQMLYVESKINIENFYGIELDDFAVEVAILALWIAKHQMNAEFKEKFNLSIPLIPLRETGQIREGNAARIDWQSVCPNDGDEEIYLIGNPPYAGAKTQTKDQKADYDYVFGGRPYSKNLDYIALWFIKGADYIEGTEASLAFVTTNSVAQGEHVGLMFPMIFAKGIEVGFAYTSFKWENNAKRNAGVTVAVIGLRNKTSSPKYLYTDDLQIAATNINGYLADGADVVMERRRKPLGAPRPDMVFGSMPRDGGGLILSPDERRQMIEADGRSEAFIKRYMGSSEFINDGERYCLWVPDGQASLARSIAAIGTRLDRVAAERSTSKAGSTAAFAAQPHRFVQISYKPTDSIIVPRVSSARREYIPIDYLGPDTVISDAAFGVYDAEPWLFALLTSRMHMAWARSVGGQLKTDYRYSNTIVYNNFPVPPLSDAAREQLILAALRVLDVREYHCEKNLGELYDPDLMPADLRLAHAEVDALVDSIYSKRGYESDEQRLSDLFALYEAMTADEGPKGTNR, from the coding sequence ATAGTGAAGCTCAACCTGAAGGCCGTCGAGGAGCGGGTCGCCCCCCTCGGCGGGCGGCCGTCGTATGACCGCGAGTTCATCTTCGAATTGCTTCTCGCCTACGGCCGATCGCGGGGCAACGTCACACGCCTGCGCAACGGGTCGCTCAACGTTGCCGACGACCCGACAACTGAGGTCGCTCAGAAGAACGTCGTGTACTTTAAGGAAACGACCGGCGACCCGCTGGCCGTCATCGACGCGCTGCGAACCGCGCCAGCGGTCGTCCGCTACCGCCCGCGCTTCGTCATCGTCACCGACTACTCAGAGCTGATCGCCGTCGACACGAAGACCGGCGAGAACCTGATGGTGCCGATCGCAGACATCGACCAGCACTTCACGTTCTTCCTGCCCTGGGCCGGCATGGAGAAGGCTCAGTACGTGGCTGAGGCGCACGCTGACGTCAAGGCCGCTGAGCGGATGGGCAAGCTTTTCGACGAGTTGCTCGCCGCGAACCCTGAGATCCTCGGCGACTCCTTCGGGAGGCACTCCCTCAACGTCTTCTTCACCCGGCTGTTGTTCTGCTTCTTCGCCGAGGACACGGGCATCTTCGGTGAGAACCAGTTCACCAACGCGGTCGGCAGTCACACTCAGGCTGACGGGTCCGACGTCGCTGACTTCCTGACCGATCTCTTCAACGCGCTGGACACGCCCCACGCCGGCGACAAGCCACAGCACCTTCGAGGGTTCCCGTACGTCAACGGACGGCTGTTCACGATCGCTGCCGAGCACAGGGTCCCGAAGTTCACGAAGAAGGCCCGCGAGTTGCTGATCGAGTCCGGCACCTTGATCTGGCGCGAGATCAACCCCGACATCTTCGGCTCGATGTTCCAGGCGATCGTCACCCCGGGCAAGCGGTCGGACCTCGGTCAGCACTACACATCGGTCCCGAACATCCTTAAGACTATCGAGCCTCTGTTCCTCAACGGGTTGAAGGATGAGTTCGACGTTGCGTACGACTCGCGGCGCAAGCTCGAAGGACTCTTGAACCGGATCAGCGAGATCAAGGTCTTCGACCCTGCCTGTGGATCAGGAAACTTCCTGGTCATCGCCTACAAGGAACTGCGACGCCTCGAGCACGCGATCCTCGAGCGGCTCGCCGAGGTCGACGTGAACCACCAGATGCTCTACGTCGAGTCGAAGATCAACATCGAGAACTTCTACGGCATCGAGCTCGACGACTTCGCCGTCGAGGTCGCGATCCTCGCCCTGTGGATCGCCAAGCACCAGATGAACGCCGAGTTCAAGGAGAAGTTCAACCTCTCCATCCCGCTGATCCCACTCAGGGAGACCGGTCAGATCCGAGAGGGGAACGCCGCACGGATCGACTGGCAGTCAGTGTGTCCCAACGACGGCGATGAGGAGATCTACCTCATCGGCAACCCGCCGTACGCCGGCGCCAAGACTCAGACCAAGGACCAGAAGGCCGACTACGACTACGTGTTCGGAGGACGTCCGTACTCGAAGAACCTCGACTACATCGCGCTGTGGTTCATCAAGGGTGCCGACTACATCGAAGGCACGGAAGCTTCGCTCGCCTTCGTGACGACCAACTCGGTCGCCCAAGGCGAACACGTCGGTCTGATGTTCCCGATGATCTTCGCCAAGGGCATCGAGGTCGGCTTCGCCTACACCTCGTTCAAGTGGGAGAACAACGCCAAGCGCAACGCGGGCGTGACGGTGGCGGTGATCGGGTTGAGGAACAAGACGTCGTCGCCGAAGTACCTATACACCGACGACCTCCAAATCGCTGCCACCAACATCAACGGATACCTAGCAGACGGTGCTGACGTCGTGATGGAGCGTCGGCGCAAGCCATTGGGAGCCCCGCGGCCCGACATGGTGTTCGGATCAATGCCACGTGACGGCGGCGGCCTCATCTTGTCGCCTGACGAGCGGAGGCAGATGATCGAGGCGGACGGCCGCAGCGAGGCGTTCATAAAGCGCTATATGGGGTCGTCCGAGTTCATCAATGACGGTGAGCGCTATTGCCTATGGGTGCCCGACGGCCAAGCTAGTTTGGCACGGTCGATTGCCGCGATCGGCACGCGACTCGATCGCGTGGCGGCGGAGCGTTCGACGAGCAAGGCGGGAAGTACGGCGGCATTTGCTGCCCAGCCGCACCGGTTCGTTCAGATCAGCTACAAGCCCACGGACTCGATCATCGTGCCTCGCGTTTCGTCGGCTCGTCGTGAATACATTCCGATCGACTATCTCGGCCCAGACACCGTCATCTCGGATGCGGCCTTCGGCGTGTATGACGCAGAGCCCTGGCTGTTCGCGCTGCTGACGTCGAGAATGCACATGGCCTGGGCGCGGTCAGTGGGTGGCCAGTTGAAGACGGACTATCGTTACTCGAACACGATCGTCTACAACAACTTCCCCGTCCCTCCGCTCAGTGATGCTGCCAGGGAGCAGTTGATTCTGGCAGCGTTGCGAGTGTTGGACGTCCGCGAGTACCACTGCGAGAAGAACCTTGGGGAGCTCTACGATCCCGACCTCATGCCGGCCGACCTTCGCTTGGCGCACGCCGAGGTCGACGCGCTGGTCGACTCGATCTACTCGAAGCGCGGATACGAGTCCGACGAGCAGCGATTGTCGGACCTGTTCGCTTTGTATGAGGCGATGACCGCGGACGAGGGCCCGAAGGGGACGAATAGGTGA
- a CDS encoding GIY-YIG nuclease family protein — translation MNGEASVGPVDFQFPGSIEALLDADVDGLLDAPEKPKKVTATDRLERAFLEIVEFRRSHGRIPDSQTREIAERKLGARLEGILASVEKSAALKPVDEFGLLKVPDAPASLDDLLEGDELDLLGDDSGLLDVSDLPVRRQQFDTGDVARRKPAEDFEKYDPLFKQKHAELRDGTSRLLPYPGLGHIAPGAFFVLNGVMLFIAEVGKTEYKKSTVRENKRERLRCIFENGTESAMYRQSLAIRLSDEDGQIVVAHDVAEIFSEDEASGHIYVLRSLSDDPQIAGVSDLHKIGFSRGPVEERIANAAKQPTYLMAPVEIVADYTAYNIRISALENLLHRVFAEVRLDITQIDLKGRDYDPSEWFVVPRSVIDQAVELIISGGIVDYVYDSSSRSLRHRR, via the coding sequence ATGAACGGCGAAGCCAGCGTGGGTCCGGTCGACTTCCAGTTCCCGGGCAGCATCGAGGCGCTGCTCGATGCTGACGTCGATGGTCTGCTCGATGCGCCCGAGAAGCCGAAGAAGGTCACCGCCACCGACCGGTTAGAGCGCGCGTTCCTGGAGATCGTGGAGTTTCGTCGCAGCCACGGACGGATTCCGGATTCGCAGACCCGTGAGATCGCTGAGCGCAAGCTCGGCGCGAGACTCGAAGGCATCCTCGCGAGTGTGGAGAAGTCGGCTGCGTTGAAGCCTGTCGATGAGTTCGGGCTTCTGAAGGTCCCCGATGCCCCTGCCTCGCTAGATGACCTGCTGGAGGGGGACGAACTCGACTTGCTCGGCGACGATTCCGGGCTCCTCGACGTCTCCGACCTGCCGGTTCGTCGTCAGCAGTTCGACACAGGTGACGTCGCCCGTCGAAAGCCCGCCGAGGACTTCGAAAAGTACGATCCGCTGTTCAAACAAAAGCACGCTGAGCTCCGCGACGGAACGAGCCGGCTTCTCCCATACCCCGGTTTGGGTCACATCGCGCCGGGCGCCTTCTTCGTCCTCAACGGCGTAATGCTGTTCATCGCCGAGGTCGGCAAGACCGAGTACAAGAAGTCGACCGTGCGTGAGAACAAGCGCGAACGGCTGCGCTGCATCTTCGAGAACGGCACCGAGTCGGCGATGTATCGGCAGTCGCTTGCAATCCGGCTAAGCGACGAGGACGGTCAGATCGTGGTAGCCCACGACGTCGCGGAGATCTTCAGCGAAGATGAGGCAAGCGGTCACATCTACGTCCTTCGCTCGCTAAGCGACGACCCGCAGATCGCTGGCGTGAGTGACCTTCACAAGATCGGCTTCTCGCGCGGCCCGGTCGAGGAGCGGATCGCCAACGCCGCGAAGCAGCCGACCTACCTGATGGCGCCGGTCGAGATCGTCGCCGACTATACGGCCTACAACATCAGGATCTCAGCCCTGGAGAACCTGCTGCATCGGGTGTTCGCCGAAGTCCGGCTCGACATCACCCAGATCGACCTCAAAGGTCGCGATTACGACCCCTCCGAGTGGTTTGTTGTGCCGCGCTCGGTTATCGATCAGGCGGTGGAATTGATCATCTCCGGTGGGATCGTCGACTATGTCTACGACTCAAGTTCGCGCTCCCTGCGTCATCGACGTTGA
- a CDS encoding thioredoxin domain-containing protein, with product MPNRLATATSPYLLQHAQNPVDWWEWGPEAFAEAKRRDTPILLSVGYAACHWCHVMAHESFEDADVAAALNRDFVAVKVDREERPDIDAVYMQATTALTGQGGWPMTCFLTPDAVPFFCGTYFAKPQFLALLAGVSEAWTARRPEVLASSGKIAEFLGQAAAVEPAALDAAALDAGATRLRAGFDSRHGGFGGAPKFPPSMVLEFLLRHHARTGSPSSLAMVERTTTAMARGGLYDQLAGGFARYAVDASWVVPHFEKMLYDNAQLLRVFLHLHRLTGSPLAARVVRETADFLLRDLGTEEDAFASSLDADAAGREGSTYVWTQAELVAVLGPDDGARAAAAFVVTDTGTFERGASTLQLPADPEDADWWASTRARLLTARAERPQPARDDKVVTSWNGLAIAALAEAGTLLGEPRYTAAARACAELVLDRHLVDGRLRRASRDGVVGRAAGVADDYGNLAEGLLALHQATGEPHWLGAAGDLLETALTRFADPAGGFFDVADDAEALVARPKNLADNAEPAGTSALAGALLTYAALTGSTRHRAAADDALAAAGLLAAQEPRFGGWTLAVAEAALAGPLQVAVVGDDDAAHELAAAAWASSSPGLVVATGAPDAPGVPLLADRPLVGGSSAAYVCRGFVCDMPVTTTTELAQALAG from the coding sequence ATGCCCAACCGTCTCGCCACCGCGACCAGCCCGTATCTGCTCCAACACGCGCAGAATCCCGTAGATTGGTGGGAGTGGGGACCGGAAGCGTTCGCCGAGGCGAAGCGTCGTGATACACCAATACTCCTGTCCGTGGGCTACGCGGCCTGCCACTGGTGCCATGTGATGGCCCACGAGTCCTTCGAGGACGCCGACGTGGCCGCCGCCCTGAACCGCGACTTCGTCGCGGTCAAGGTCGACCGGGAGGAGCGCCCGGACATCGACGCCGTCTACATGCAGGCCACCACCGCGCTGACCGGGCAGGGCGGCTGGCCGATGACCTGCTTCCTCACCCCGGACGCCGTGCCGTTCTTCTGCGGCACCTACTTCGCCAAGCCCCAGTTCCTCGCCCTGCTGGCGGGGGTCAGCGAGGCGTGGACCGCGCGTCGCCCGGAGGTGCTCGCCTCGAGCGGCAAGATCGCGGAGTTCCTCGGCCAGGCCGCCGCCGTCGAGCCCGCCGCGCTGGACGCCGCCGCCCTCGACGCGGGGGCCACGCGGTTGCGGGCTGGGTTCGACTCCCGGCACGGCGGCTTCGGCGGCGCCCCGAAGTTCCCGCCCTCGATGGTCCTGGAGTTCTTGTTGCGCCACCACGCCCGGACCGGCTCGCCGTCGTCCCTGGCGATGGTGGAGCGGACGACGACGGCGATGGCCCGCGGCGGCCTGTACGACCAGCTCGCCGGCGGCTTCGCCCGGTACGCGGTGGACGCGTCGTGGGTGGTGCCGCACTTCGAGAAGATGCTCTACGACAACGCCCAGCTGCTGCGCGTCTTCCTGCACCTGCACCGCCTCACCGGCTCACCTCTGGCCGCACGCGTGGTGCGCGAGACCGCCGACTTCCTGCTGCGAGACCTCGGCACGGAGGAGGACGCGTTCGCCTCGTCGCTGGATGCGGACGCCGCCGGCCGGGAGGGGTCGACCTACGTATGGACCCAGGCCGAGCTGGTGGCGGTGCTCGGCCCGGACGACGGCGCGCGTGCCGCCGCGGCGTTCGTGGTGACCGACACCGGCACGTTCGAACGGGGCGCGTCGACCCTGCAGCTGCCCGCCGACCCGGAGGACGCCGACTGGTGGGCGTCCACCCGGGCGCGGCTCCTCACCGCCCGGGCGGAGCGCCCCCAGCCGGCGCGCGACGACAAGGTCGTCACCTCCTGGAACGGGCTGGCGATCGCGGCACTGGCGGAGGCCGGGACGCTGCTGGGCGAGCCGCGCTACACCGCTGCCGCACGGGCCTGCGCCGAGCTGGTCCTCGATAGGCACCTGGTGGACGGCCGGTTGCGGCGGGCGTCGCGGGACGGGGTCGTAGGCCGCGCAGCGGGCGTGGCGGACGACTACGGCAACCTCGCCGAGGGTCTGCTCGCCCTGCACCAGGCGACCGGAGAGCCACACTGGCTCGGCGCCGCCGGTGATCTGCTGGAGACAGCCCTGACCCGCTTCGCTGATCCAGCGGGCGGCTTCTTCGACGTCGCCGACGACGCTGAGGCCCTGGTGGCCCGGCCCAAGAACCTCGCCGACAACGCCGAGCCGGCCGGCACCTCCGCCCTCGCGGGGGCGCTGCTGACCTACGCGGCGCTGACCGGTTCTACCCGGCACCGCGCGGCCGCCGACGACGCACTCGCCGCCGCCGGCCTGCTGGCCGCGCAGGAGCCGCGGTTCGGCGGCTGGACGCTGGCCGTCGCGGAGGCGGCACTCGCCGGTCCGCTGCAGGTCGCCGTCGTCGGGGACGACGACGCCGCCCATGAGCTGGCTGCCGCGGCGTGGGCGAGCAGCTCCCCGGGGCTGGTCGTGGCCACGGGTGCCCCCGATGCGCCGGGGGTGCCGCTGCTGGCCGACCGGCCACTGGTGGGCGGGTCGTCGGCCGCCTACGTGTGCCGCGGGTTCGTCTGCGACATGCCGGTCACGACGACGACGGAGCTGGCACAGGCGCTGGCGGGGTAG